A stretch of the bacterium genome encodes the following:
- the bamD gene encoding outer membrane protein assembly factor BamD — translation MNDLKKMHFTAVALVTALALVTVSCSAPQVREESPEERLDQARTSMEKHRYEAAQETLEDLKFITAGTRLGGEVQFLLAETRYRQGKLSEAEVGYGTYLLSYPGGPFAEKALFYQALSKVRQLEKMRLGFFSIKRYLPHDRDISIIREARVLFQRYLETYPGGEWVEEADERVTELLTKEGEHELGIASFYLNKDKPQAALARTGRVLQGPFPDPILDRARKLAGEADAALPDAQGGSGH, via the coding sequence ATGAATGATCTAAAAAAAATGCATTTTACAGCCGTTGCCCTTGTCACGGCCCTGGCTCTGGTGACCGTTTCCTGTTCGGCCCCCCAGGTCAGGGAGGAATCTCCGGAAGAGAGGCTGGACCAGGCGAGAACCAGCATGGAAAAGCACCGCTACGAGGCTGCCCAGGAAACGCTGGAAGATCTCAAGTTCATCACAGCCGGGACCCGGCTCGGTGGAGAAGTCCAGTTCCTGCTGGCCGAGACGCGCTACAGGCAGGGAAAACTGTCCGAAGCCGAAGTCGGCTACGGAACCTACCTGTTATCGTACCCCGGCGGTCCCTTCGCGGAAAAAGCGCTGTTCTACCAGGCCCTCTCCAAGGTCAGGCAGCTGGAAAAGATGCGCCTCGGTTTCTTTTCGATCAAACGCTACCTCCCCCACGATCGGGATATTTCGATCATTCGTGAAGCCAGGGTCCTCTTTCAAAGGTATCTTGAAACCTACCCCGGGGGGGAATGGGTCGAAGAGGCCGATGAACGAGTCACCGAACTGCTGACGAAAGAGGGGGAACACGAGCTGGGAATCGCTTCTTTCTATCTCAACAAGGACAAACCCCAGGCGGCGCTGGCAAGGACCGGACGGGTCCTGCAAGGCCCCTTCCCGGATCCGATCCTTGATCGTGCCCGTAAACTGGCCGGGGAAGCTGACGCGGCCTTGCCGGATGCCCAGGGAGGCAGCGGACACTGA